The DNA window ATGACCACTCAAATCTGAATTAttccataaaaaaagaaaaaaacaacaacaacctgaaattagtgtttaaacactttaaaatatacatatatatattagaaaaatCCCCCCTTAATATTTCTGGAGTACTTGCACTCTGACACACATGTATGAAGTCCCAGGGCTGCATGGAGCTCATTTATGGCTCTCTTGAGGCAAAGGACAAAAGAAAGAGGAGTATTGTATAATGTATTTGGGAaattaaatatatgaatataaactaaaacaaaatatcAACACTGCTAGAGGAACCAGTCTGACTTTAAGTTTTCAGTGCTGGAAGTGTGTGACCAATCCGATGGCTTCTCTAAAAATCACTAAAAAACAGTTAGGAATGGAACTATAAATTGCTGTGAACAAGGTTGTTGAATGGTTGTGACATGAGCCTTTGGCTTTCAGGAATTCATCTTATCAGAAGATTATAATAAGATGACGCCAGGGCGCACATACCAAGGTGaggagtgtgtgcgtgcatgttaTCACATCCTTATGTTGACAACATGTACAATGCTTTTCTTTGAAATTGTGTTGCTATTTGTTTAGCCTAATTAATAAATGACTGTGTGGGGGCTGAGAAAGTATTTCTGGCTACACGGCAAGGAATGTTGTATTGCAGGTTCATGTACAGAAGAAAACTGATGCTGTCTGAAGCTCAGCTGCAGTCTTtacagagaaaaacaataaaaacaataattctTCCATTTTGGAAGTGTGAACATACATAATTGCATACATTATGGCCACTACCTTATTAGGGTTGTGGTGTAAAAGTGGCAGACAAGATTGTTCACGAATGCTTGTgcatagtatagtatagttgCGTCATCATCGATCATCGTTGTGATCCTGTGATCATGCTGTTCATCCGTggacaaacaaatgtgtgaatACTTTCGCAAAACGTGACATCTTCAAAAGCACCATTGCACTATGACAAAGTGTGTATGTCTATGTTCTGTGCAGCCCACCAGGGCAAGGTGACTGTGGCACTGTTTGTCTTGGAGATGGAGTGGCTGCTGAGCTCAGGTCAGGACAAAAGGTTCACGTGGCACTGCTCTGAGAGCGGTCAGCAGCTGGGGACTCATCACACTGCGGCTTGGGTTTCTGGACTCCAGTATCCTTTGCTATGATGTGTATGTTGTATATGTTCTAGCTGAACATGATCTAGTTTGGCAACACAAACGCGCCTTAATAGAGCTTACAATACTTTATTGTAAGAATCTGACAGATTGAAATATTATCAGACAGtcagaagagacagaagaaggtgCAGTTTTTGGTGGTGGTTAATGATGACAATGAGTGGACCACAGCAACAACCATACTGTACCAGTGAGCCAACCTTGTGATCAGCTGGTGTCCTGTAGACACCTGTCGTAGCAGTTGAATATCTACCACTGAGGCAGTGACAATTTCAACATGAGGGTTACATCAAACATTTTTAGTCCAATTtgccaaaaacataaatatgctTTATATTCAACTGGCCAgcctttttatttcctttttttaatgtacCATCAATTTGGCTCACAGAAAAGTTGTATTTTGCCTTAATCTAACTACAGGTTCGATGTGGAGACCAGACATGCCTTCGTCGGTGACCAATCAGGTCAGGTGACTATTCTGAAGCTGGAGCAGGATAGCTGCTGTCTGGTCACAACCTTCAAGGGacacacaggtacacacacgcacacacatgcaaacactgtACACTGCTGGTTTGAGATTACGTTTTTAATACATGTTGTAGTCTTCCTATTCACActatcaagttttttttttttttttgaatgaaaagCTTGGAAAAACAGCCACTGCTGTCAGGCTAAGATATAAGTAGAGCAAATATATAGGCAAACACCTTTGTTGTGGATTTTTTCTGACTACAATTAAGATCttggagagagaattgtcttttatgaatatttattgaaagaaatctgcaaagagagtgagaataCATACATAATCCGCAGGATGAAGTTCACAGTCTTACTGAGGAATTCTCAGCCAGCATAGACTTTAATTCACTGGACAGGAGGGGTAGACAACAATATTGAAGATGACAAACAAGACTGTAGCAACAACCTTGAGTATCTGTGACAAACTCAGTCTGCACTCAGAGAGTAAACAAAGAGAAATGTTAACATTACATTTGTCTGAACAGTAACAGTTTTCCATCACAATCTTGACCAATACTTTCTAAAACGTCACTTtataaatattcaatattctGTGAGATTAGTTTGGCTTCACCACCTATTTAAaaaatcagatgtttttttttatatgtagaCCCACTGACACTCCTCCAATACATCTCAGAAATCTGCAGCCTGCAGCATTTCATGCATTTATAATTCTTAACATTATTAGAGTTCAAGCTATGATGAACCAGACATCCTCTCgatgtttgtgtttcctgatGAGAGTTTGGTTACAGCAGCTACCTTCATTTATAAGCTTCATTCATGAGATACTGTAGGTGGCCATAATATTAAGGCAGTGGTAGTGATAGTGTTTAAGTTAGTTTGACTGATTCAGTCAGTGGCTTAGTTGAATAATGTGTGAGAAAAACAATGTATAATATGACATGAAATCAAAAGGCTTGCTCTTTCCTAATGGAGTGATATGTGATATttttcaggtcatgtgactgcactTTGTTGGGATCCTGTCCAGAGGGTTCTGTTCTCTGGTAGCTCAGATCACACGATCATCATGTGGGACATAGGGGGGCGCAAAGGCACTGCCATCGAGCTGCAGGGGCACAAGTAAGACCTACTCTTTCTTGTGAGTTCATTTAGAGCCTTGTGTGTATCTATGTGCAACGTAAGCATCAGACATCTCATTCAGTCCAAGAACAgcaattttctttcaaatggATTCTGTCTTACTGATAGTTTATATAGCTCAAATACAGACCAAACTTAATTGGTACATGAAAACTGTATTAAGGTGTGAGGGTTTTGGTTTATACGTGTGGTTCCCTCAGTGAGAAGATCCAGGGTTTATGCTATGCGTCGCACACCCGCCAGCTCATCTCCTGCAGTGCTGACGGAAGCATCGTCATCTGGAATATGGACGTGTCACGACAAGAGGTGACAGCTATTTCCTGTTGCAATTGTGTCTGTGAATGATCAGTGTCTAATCACCACGGAATCACTGTTAGTGATGGAAtggataaaattaaaaaaggttGTATACACAGCCTACAATTGTCCTAGTGGGCCACAGTTACTCCATCCCCTTGTGTTAAACATTCCTCTACACTCCCTATGTCGTCATCCACATTGTTCTTACATCTTGGTGCATGATGCATTGACGAATATAATACTCCACCATATCGTCCGGAAGCTGCAAGTTGCATCTCACTGGCTGTAAAGCAATCTTCCATTTCTTGTGAAGATTTTCCTCTTGAAGGCTGCAATTTATTGTGGTATTAATTATTGTGTCCTTGTTGCATGAAAAGCTGCTCTGTTACCGTAGTGACTCCTTGGGATTGGAATCACAGCAGAGCGTCTCATTTCCTGATTACCACAGTTAATCGGAAAATGAttcctttaaaaaaacttttgtcTTCAGACTCCAGAGTGGTTGGACAGTGACTCTTGTCAGAAGTGTGAACAGCCCTTCTTCTGGAACTTTAAGCAGATGTGGGACAGCAAGAAGATCGGCCTTCGTCAGGTAAACCAACCAGGAAGCTGCTGGATTACTGTCCATCATTTGCAGCTGAATCATAATGCCTGTCTTGAAATAGGAACTACTTAAGAAATTCTCAAAAGGAAGTGTGGGTCGCAgttcattgtgtgttttattgtctCAAATCATTTGAGTTTATTGAATTCCTATGATGCATTTTGTTTACATGCATCCAATTGTCCTGCTCGACCCTGGCACCTacctgcgacacacacacacaca is part of the Synchiropus splendidus isolate RoL2022-P1 chromosome 10, RoL_Sspl_1.0, whole genome shotgun sequence genome and encodes:
- the wdfy2 gene encoding WD repeat and FYVE domain-containing protein 2 isoform X2 — encoded protein: MAADIQSQPQARKPCLLSKIEAFQDVVSTAVIIPKEDCVISVSEDRTIRVWLKRDSGQYWPSVYQLLPSSCTCMSFNHETRRLSLGMDTGSICEFILSEDYNKMTPGRTYQAHQGKVTVALFVLEMEWLLSSGQDKRFTWHCSESGQQLGTHHTAAWVSGLQFDVETRHAFVGDQSGQVTILKLEQDSCCLVTTFKGHTGHVTALCWDPVQRVLFSGSSDHTIIMWDIGGRKGTAIELQGHNEKIQGLCYASHTRQLISCSADGSIVIWNMDVSRQETPEWLDSDSCQKCEQPFFWNFKQMWDSKKIGLRQHHCRKCGQAVCGKCSSKRSTIPLMGFEFESSSHRHFPRQQARHCLHAL
- the wdfy2 gene encoding WD repeat and FYVE domain-containing protein 2 isoform X3, translated to MSFNHETRRLSLGMDTGSICEFILSEDYNKMTPGRTYQAHQGKVTVALFVLEMEWLLSSGQDKRFTWHCSESGQQLGTHHTAAWVSGLQFDVETRHAFVGDQSGQVTILKLEQDSCCLVTTFKGHTGHVTALCWDPVQRVLFSGSSDHTIIMWDIGGRKGTAIELQGHNEKIQGLCYASHTRQLISCSADGSIVIWNMDVSRQETPEWLDSDSCQKCEQPFFWNFKQMWDSKKIGLRQHHCRKCGQAVCGKCSSKRSTIPLMGFEFEVRVCDSCYESITEEDRAPTATFHDSKHAIVYMHYEPTTGSLLTSGTDKVIKLWDMTPVVS
- the wdfy2 gene encoding WD repeat and FYVE domain-containing protein 2 isoform X1, giving the protein MAADIQSQPQARKPCLLSKIEAFQDVVSTAVIIPKEDCVISVSEDRTIRVWLKRDSGQYWPSVYQLLPSSCTCMSFNHETRRLSLGMDTGSICEFILSEDYNKMTPGRTYQAHQGKVTVALFVLEMEWLLSSGQDKRFTWHCSESGQQLGTHHTAAWVSGLQFDVETRHAFVGDQSGQVTILKLEQDSCCLVTTFKGHTGHVTALCWDPVQRVLFSGSSDHTIIMWDIGGRKGTAIELQGHNEKIQGLCYASHTRQLISCSADGSIVIWNMDVSRQETPEWLDSDSCQKCEQPFFWNFKQMWDSKKIGLRQHHCRKCGQAVCGKCSSKRSTIPLMGFEFEVRVCDSCYESITEEDRAPTATFHDSKHAIVYMHYEPTTGSLLTSGTDKVIKLWDMTPVVS